In Rutidosis leptorrhynchoides isolate AG116_Rl617_1_P2 chromosome 2, CSIRO_AGI_Rlap_v1, whole genome shotgun sequence, one genomic interval encodes:
- the LOC139888065 gene encoding uncharacterized protein has translation METGPFAPFTVNGNTYTNGYYLADGIYPDWATLIKAYSTPTEEPRIKFKRLQESARKDVERTFGVLQGRFHILQMAGRPQSVNKLRRILYCYVLLHNMIVEDNGFNISLLEEELLKTREANPNYVRNRSTSRDVRDQEIRDRNIHDQLR, from the coding sequence ATGGAAACTGGACCATTTGCACCATTTACtgtaaatggtaatacttacacaAACGGTTATTATTTAGCTGATGGCATTTACCCAGATTGGGCAACATTAATTAAGGCGTATTCGACCCCAACAGAAGAGCCCCGTATAAAATTTAAACGCTTACAAGAAAGTGCACGTAAAGATGTTGAGAGAACATTCGGTGTTCTTCAGGGTAGATTTCATATTCTACAAATGGCTGGACGACCACAAAGTGTCAACAAGTTGAGGCGAATATTATATTGTTATGTGTTATTGCACAACATGATAGTTGAGGATAATGGCTTCAACATTTCATTGCTCGAGGAAGAATTACTTAAGACTAGAGAAGCTAATCCTAACTATGTAAGGAATCGATCTACAAGTCGTGATGTAAGAGATCAAGAAATACGAGATAGAAACATTCATGACCAACTCCGATAA
- the LOC139891154 gene encoding probable histone H2A.3, producing MAGRGKSLGSAAPKKATSRSSKAGLQFPVGRIARFLKAGKYAERVGAGAPVYLAAVLEYLAAEVLELAGNAARDNKKTRIVPRHIQLAVRNDEELSKLLGDVTIANGGVMPNIHNLLLPKKVGSSKPAADDD from the exons ATGGCCGGACGAGGCAAATCACTAGGATCTGCAGCCCCCAAAAAGGCCACATCACGTAGTAGCAAAGCCGGACTTCAATTCCCCGTCGGTCGTATCGCTCGTTTCCTCAAAGCCGGTAAATACGCCGAACGTGTCGGTGCCGGAGCTCCGGTTTATCTCGCTGCCGTTCTTGAATACCTTGCCGCAGAG GTGCTTGAATTGGCGGGAAACGCAGCAAGGGACAATAAGAAAACTAGAATTGTGCCTAGACATATTCAATTGGCGGTTAGGAACGATGAAGAATTGAGTAAATTGCTCGGTGACGTCACCATTGCTAATGGTGGTGTTATGCCTAACATTCATAACCTTTTACTTCCGAAGAAGGTTGGTTCTTCGAAACCGGCTGCTGATGATGATTAG
- the LOC139891155 gene encoding probable histone H2A.3 has product MAGRGKSIGSAAVGKKSTSRSSKAGLQFPVGRVARFMRTGKYADRIGGGAPVYLAAVLEYLAAEVLELAGNAARDNKKTRVVPRHIQLAVRNDEELSRLLGTVTIANGGVMPNIHAHLLPKKAVSAVNSNNDD; this is encoded by the coding sequence ATGGCTGGAAGAGGAAAGTCGATAGGCTCAGCCGCCGTAGGAAAAAAATCAACATCTCGCAGCAGCAAAGCCGGTCTCCAGTTCCCGGTCGGTCGAGTCGCTCGGTTTATGCGAACCGGAAAGTACGCAGACCGGATCGGTGGTGGCGCTCCGGTTTACTTGGCAGCAGTGTTGGAGTACCTTGCAGCTGAAGTATTGGAACTAGCTGGTAATGCTGCAAGGGATAACAAAAAGACAAGAGTTGTGCCACGTCATATTCAGTTGGCAGTTAGGAATGATGAAGAGCTGAGTAGGTTGTTAGGAACGGTTACGATTGCTAATGGTGGTGTGATGCCTAATATTCATGCTCATTTGCTTCCTAAGAAAGCAGTTTCAGCTGTTAATTCTaataatgatgattag